One window of Atribacterota bacterium genomic DNA carries:
- the ruvX gene encoding Holliday junction resolvase RuvX encodes MKILGIDMGERRIGLALSDPLGYTAQGLNTVQIKNPEDVCDKLMDVIKEKKVELLVFGLPKNMNGTLGPQAKKVQEYADKLKQLSGLPVDFEDERLSTVSAEQVLLMADQSRAKRKKAIDRMAAVIILQSYLDRNRNQLKGLL; translated from the coding sequence TTGAAGATATTAGGAATAGATATGGGAGAGAGAAGAATCGGTTTAGCTTTAAGCGACCCCCTGGGTTATACGGCACAGGGATTAAATACAGTTCAAATAAAAAACCCGGAAGATGTTTGCGACAAACTTATGGATGTAATCAAAGAGAAAAAAGTTGAACTGTTAGTTTTTGGATTACCGAAAAACATGAATGGCACACTGGGTCCACAAGCAAAAAAAGTACAGGAATATGCAGATAAGCTAAAGCAATTAAGCGGATTGCCGGTTGATTTCGAAGATGAGAGATTAAGTACAGTCAGTGCAGAACAGGTACTATTGATGGCTGATCAAAGCAGGGCAAAGCGGAAAAAAGCAATTGACAGAATGGCTGCTGTAATTATATTACAGTCATATCTGGATCGTAATAGAAATCAATTAAAAGGTTTATTATGA